From the genome of Salvelinus namaycush isolate Seneca chromosome 10, SaNama_1.0, whole genome shotgun sequence, one region includes:
- the znf648 gene encoding zinc finger protein 648 translates to MHYVSHVPSESVKVNTAHKVESDSNPSDNDDTDSLSGSSYTGMIYLNPQTPTWTLAEKFAGLNSGKDKRLSPNQDLCSPPGSPAAIEHNVANRRGSTGLEGVYSDSSQQEEGNIKNGTKRLLQRKVCSGDPSDLKLRLVREIRPKTKEALSDVRHDVRDVRGNKGNWKGGEPLVIPPPLNKAMAMIDACEDKVPIVFAAMKKRGVEGDTENRPYKCTHCNWAFKKSSNLQSHLDTHSGLKPHICDLCGKAYSHQGTLQQHKRLHTGERPYHCPFCEKTYIWSSDYRKHIRTHTGEKPYVCETCSKDFVRSSDLRKHERNMHTNEKPFPCTQCGKTFNKPLSLLRHERTHLGERPFCCPICGKAFAVASRMAEHQKVHTGVRPYTCLVCTKSFTKSSNLLEHQAVHSGIRPHKCPQCGVAFAMVSRLVRHQRVHTGERPYDCTGCSMSFSRTAALKRHQEQTCAGRIFVCVECDKAFQCASQLTEHMVSHE, encoded by the coding sequence ATGCACTACGTTTCCCACGTGCCCTCAGAGAGTGTAAAAGTCAACACTGCTCACAAAGTGGAAAGTGACTCTAACCCATCTGATAATGACGATACTGACTCCCTCTCAGGTAGTAGCTACACTGGGATGATTTATTTAAACCCACAAACACCTACATGGACTCTGGCTGAGAAGTTTGCTGGGCTCAACTCTGGAAAAGACAAGAGACTGTCTCCCAATCAGGACCTCTGTAGTCCTCCAGGTTCACCCGCAGCCATTGAACATAATGTTGCCAATAGGAGAGGTTCTACAGGTCTGGAGGGGGTCTACTCAGACTCGTCACAACAGGAGGAAGGCAACATCAAGAATGGTACTAAAAGACTTCTGCAGAGGAAAGTGTGTAGCGGTGATCCTTCTGATCTGAAGCTGCGTCTGGTGAGAGAGATCAGGCCCAAAACCAAGGAGGCTCTGTCTGATGTTCGTCATGATGTGCGCGATGTACGTGGGAACAAGGGGAATTGGAAGGGTGGAGAACCGCTAGTCATTCCCCCTCCACTAAACAAGGCTATGGCCATGATTGATGCCTGTGAGGATAAGGTGCCTATAGTGTTTGCTGCCATGAAGAAACGTGGAgtggagggagacacagagaacCGGCCCTACAAGTGCACTCACTGCAACTGGGCCTTTAAGAAGTCCAGCAATCTGCAGAGTCATCTGgatactcatagtggcctgaagCCTCATATATGTGACCTGTGTGGCAAAGCCTATTCTCACCAAGGCACACTGCAGCAGCACAAGCGCCTGCACACTGGAGAGAGACCGTACCACTGCCCCTTCTGTGAAAAGACGTACATCTGGTCCTCCGATTACCGCAAGCACATTCGCAcgcacaccggagagaaaccgtACGTGTGCGAGACCTGCAGCAAGGACTTTGTGCGCTCCTCGGACCTGCGGAAGCATGAGCGCAACATGCACACCAATGAAAAACCCTTCCCGTGCACGCAGTGCGGCAAGACCTTCAACAAGCCACTGTCCCTGCTCCGCCATGAGCGCACTCACCTGGGCGAGCGGCCCTTCTGCTGTCCCATCTGCGGGAAAGCCTTTGCCGTGGCCAGCCGCATGGCAGAGCACCAGAAGGTGCACACCGGGGTGAGACCCTACACTTGCCTGGTCTGCACCAAGTCCTTCACCAAGTCCTCCAACCTGCTGGAGCACCAGGCCGTACACAGCGGCATCCGCCCCCACAAGTGTCCTCAGTGCGGGGTGGCATTCGCCATGGTGTCCCGCCTGGTCCGTCACCAACGTGTCCATACCGGAGAGAGGCCCTACGACTGCACAGGCTGCAGCATGTCCTTCAGCCGCACGGCTGCTCTGAAGCGCCACCAAGAGCAGACGTGTGCCGGGAGGATCTTTGTCTGTGTGGAGTGTGACAAGGCTTTCCAGTGTGCCTCTCAGCTCACAGAGCACATGGTGAGCCATGAATGa